The DNA region GGGGCTGGCCGGGTTTGAACCGACGGCCACCTGGTTATGAGCCAGGCGCTCTACCAGGCTGAGCTACAGCCCCATACGCCGTTGATCGGATTTGAACCGATGACCGCTCGGTTAACAGCCGAGTGCTCTACCTACTGAGCTACAACGGCACAGACTATGGTTAAGAGTTTGCTTTCTTTTAATCTTTTCGCAGACTAGCGGCAATCCCGTGACCAAGTACCCAGCATAATTGCTGAGCAAATCATATCTTGAGATTCAAATTTCGTCAAGGTCCATTCCGCAGATGTCCGATAATTCCCTGTGAAGTCTCTTTATTCTTTCTGCGGGTTCTGCCAGTCCTTTACTCATATAGCTGTCCACAGTTTCCTTGAGGGTAACCCTTCTGGTACCCGAAAATAAGTTATCTGCCTGTGCGACTATTTTCTCTTCAAGCGTTTCTGGGATGTAGTTTCCAGGAGGAAAGCCAAGTTTCACTGCCTCGTCTGGTAGTATTCCTGCACCAGTATGTCTTTCGACGATCCGAACAACGGCATCGTCGATGTTTCTTTCTCTGAGTATGATCGCACTGTTTACAGCATGATTTACCCCATGCCCTCTGGTCCTCCCAACATCGTGCAGCACCGCTCCGACTCTCACCTGTTTGATGTTAGCCCCAGCCTTCTGGGCAATCTTTACCGCCAGATCCCTTACTGCAAGAGAATGGGAAATGATTTTATCATCTGCTCCCTCTTCTTTCAGGATTTTCATTGCTTCCTCTTCACTGGGAAAAATTCTTACCATCTTCCCTTTATTCATTGGGAGAATCTTAAGTTTCCCATCTTTCCCGCTGACGTGCTCCCCGCCCTCAAACAACCTGTCCAGGAAAATTGCAAGAGCAGATACTTCACTGTGAGGCTGATTCAAGATGGCCACATTGTAGTCACATGACTGATATATCTCTGCGGGGACTTTCTCCGCTCCAACAACAATCATGCAATCTTCTTTTGTAAATCTTCCTCTGATATCGTTGATGACATTTTCAACCGGTATTCCATACATAGTGAGATGCACTTTCACACCATTGAATGCGGCTATTTCCTTGTTCCACTTTACGCCAGTTTTTATCGAGAAGTCTCCTCCAAAATTCTCGGTGACCCGGTTAATAGTTTCCTCAAGTGCGTCATCTCTGTAATCCACTAGTATGCGAAACGCACCAAAAGCCCTGGACACGAGTGCCACGTGAGTGGTTATCCTCTTGTCTCTGTACGGGCGATGTCCTATTCTCAGCACTGTAACTTCAGGCAATAGGTTTCCCTTCTGTAGTCTAACGGTTCTCTATAAGCTCAATCTTGAAACCTTTGATCTGTAAAATGCTCGATCTCTTTACTATTCCCCTCAACAGAGTTTGGGAAATACCGAGGTTTTCAGCCACTTCACCAAGAAAAACACCCTCGTTATTTACCATCATCCCCTTTATGCTTGTCTCGTACTTTTCAAGGTCTGCATCAGAAAACGTAGTTGCGTATATAATATCAGCCAGCTCTCCCATTGAGCCAAGGAGATTTATCTGTACGCTTGTATAATAAGTGTGATAAGCTTTCTCAGGTCCCTTTTCGCTCGTAATCCACTGGCTCTCTATGAGTTTTATCTTATCAAGATAATAAAGTGCCTTCTTCCCCAGCATTCCATACTTCTGGTCGATCTGCGGCATCGTTACCCAACTAGATGCAAGGTCCAGAAGAAGCCTCCTCTTAACATCTGTGTCGGCAGCATGGAATATCGATACTAATTCTCCAATGTCGTTGACTACCTTTATTCTGCTGACCATATGGAAACGATATGGCAGGATGAGATATAACTATTTCTTAATATTTTAATCATAGATATTAATTTTTCCAGTAAAAAAGTTACTTTCTCCTCTTGCGAATATCATAAAGAAGCATCTTGTCGTAATCTACAGATACCTTGATTTTCTTGTTTTTGAGTATTTTCGTGGCTTTCTCTGTGATTTCCCTCACATCTTCCGCCGGTATACCCCTGTAAATGATCATTTCCTTCTTATCCTGAGGGAAAATCATGCGGTATTTTGAACCTTCCTTGTTGTATCCCATTGGCTTCTTGTTTTTCTCGATTTCAACCATATTGAGTTCGAGGGAGACTTGATCGTACTGTTCATCCTCGATGTTCTGTTTGGTCTGACTGGCTATTGTATTCCAGAGTTCAGGGAATGCTTTGTCTAGATTTTTCCACTG from Thermoplasmataceae archaeon includes:
- a CDS encoding tRNA (cytidine(56)-2'-O)-methyltransferase, whose product is MPEVTVLRIGHRPYRDKRITTHVALVSRAFGAFRILVDYRDDALEETINRVTENFGGDFSIKTGVKWNKEIAAFNGVKVHLTMYGIPVENVINDIRGRFTKEDCMIVVGAEKVPAEIYQSCDYNVAILNQPHSEVSALAIFLDRLFEGGEHVSGKDGKLKILPMNKGKMVRIFPSEEEAMKILKEEGADDKIISHSLAVRDLAVKIAQKAGANIKQVRVGAVLHDVGRTRGHGVNHAVNSAIILRERNIDDAVVRIVERHTGAGILPDEAVKLGFPPGNYIPETLEEKIVAQADNLFSGTRRVTLKETVDSYMSKGLAEPAERIKRLHRELSDICGMDLDEI
- a CDS encoding ArsR family transcriptional regulator, which translates into the protein MVSRIKVVNDIGELVSIFHAADTDVKRRLLLDLASSWVTMPQIDQKYGMLGKKALYYLDKIKLIESQWITSEKGPEKAYHTYYTSVQINLLGSMGELADIIYATTFSDADLEKYETSIKGMMVNNEGVFLGEVAENLGISQTLLRGIVKRSSILQIKGFKIELIENR